Proteins encoded by one window of Enterococcus faecalis:
- the sdaAA gene encoding L-serine ammonia-lyase, iron-sulfur-dependent, subunit alpha → MFYSIEDLVAQAKDYPSVSELMIATEMAHGGYSRERIIETMEKNLAVMKQSVAEGIAGVTSVTGLTGGDATRLNDYIHSGNFLSGETILQAVRNAIAVNEVNAKMGLICATPTAGSAGVVSGVLLAVIDRLKLTHQQQLDFLFTAGAFGLVIANNASISGAEGGCQAEVGSASAMASAALVAASGGTPDQSAQAVAITIKNMMGLICDPVAGLVEVPCVKRNALGSSQAFISADMALAGIRSVIPPDEVIHAMYQVGRQMPQIFKETAEGGLAVTPTAQRLSKEILEKQK, encoded by the coding sequence ATGTTTTATTCAATTGAAGATTTGGTAGCTCAAGCGAAAGATTACCCTTCTGTGAGCGAATTAATGATTGCAACAGAAATGGCTCATGGCGGGTATTCTCGTGAACGAATTATTGAAACAATGGAAAAAAATCTAGCCGTTATGAAACAATCCGTCGCTGAAGGAATCGCTGGTGTTACCTCAGTAACAGGGCTAACTGGTGGCGATGCAACCCGCTTAAATGATTACATACATTCAGGCAACTTTTTAAGCGGTGAGACCATTTTACAAGCCGTGCGAAATGCGATTGCTGTTAATGAAGTTAATGCAAAAATGGGCTTGATTTGTGCTACACCAACCGCAGGCAGTGCCGGAGTAGTTTCTGGCGTCTTGTTGGCAGTTATTGATCGCTTAAAGTTAACGCATCAGCAACAATTGGATTTTCTATTTACAGCTGGGGCTTTTGGCTTAGTGATTGCCAACAATGCCTCAATCAGTGGTGCCGAAGGTGGTTGTCAAGCTGAAGTCGGCTCTGCTAGTGCAATGGCCAGTGCCGCTTTAGTTGCGGCTTCTGGCGGTACGCCTGATCAATCTGCGCAAGCTGTGGCCATTACGATAAAAAATATGATGGGCCTCATTTGTGATCCTGTTGCGGGACTTGTTGAAGTTCCTTGCGTGAAGCGAAATGCATTAGGTTCTTCTCAAGCCTTCATCTCAGCTGATATGGCTTTAGCGGGGATTCGAAGTGTCATTCCACCAGATGAAGTCATCCACGCAATGTACCAAGTGGGTCGCCAAATGCCACAAATTTTCAAGGAAACAGCTGAAGGCGGTCTTGCGGTGACACCAACTGCACAACGTTTAAGCAAAGAAATTCTAGAGAAACAAAAATAG
- a CDS encoding M55 family metallopeptidase codes for MKIYVSCDIEGLAGIATFDMEKEDTVLFRELYHQHVAWLIEGIQQSAKNEQITEITIADSHSRGLNLAYARLAEMDERISLVSGFPRMDYMMSGLDSSYDVVFFLGYHAGIGKQKGNMDHGYSASVAYDLKINDLAMNETTINAAYASELGVPVGLIIGESGLEEQLFQEKMMSKVPFVSTKESLGRYAIKNRPMQQVREAIVATTSQVLTSFALSELPRYTLQTPATVKLQCVTTAQADRIEMLPMIKRIDGRTVSFVGETMKDVMNGIVAVVGLGGTSY; via the coding sequence ATGAAGATTTATGTGTCATGCGATATTGAAGGATTAGCAGGTATTGCGACATTTGATATGGAAAAAGAAGACACCGTTTTATTCCGAGAATTATATCACCAACATGTGGCTTGGTTGATTGAAGGGATTCAACAGAGTGCCAAAAATGAACAAATTACAGAAATTACTATTGCCGATTCGCATAGCCGTGGATTGAATTTAGCTTATGCGCGCTTGGCAGAAATGGATGAACGAATTTCCTTAGTGAGCGGCTTTCCTCGCATGGATTATATGATGAGTGGCTTGGATAGTAGCTATGATGTAGTCTTTTTCTTAGGTTATCATGCCGGTATTGGTAAACAAAAAGGGAATATGGATCATGGGTATAGCGCTAGTGTTGCTTATGATTTAAAAATAAACGACTTAGCGATGAATGAAACGACAATTAATGCAGCTTACGCTAGCGAATTAGGTGTCCCTGTTGGTTTAATTATCGGTGAATCAGGCTTAGAGGAACAACTTTTTCAAGAAAAAATGATGTCCAAAGTTCCCTTTGTTTCCACCAAAGAATCTCTGGGACGTTATGCAATCAAAAATAGACCCATGCAACAAGTTCGGGAAGCTATCGTAGCGACTACAAGTCAGGTGTTAACTTCCTTTGCGTTGTCTGAATTACCCCGATATACCTTGCAAACACCAGCAACTGTAAAATTGCAATGTGTGACGACAGCACAAGCAGATCGTATTGAAATGTTACCAATGATTAAACGCATTGATGGTAGAACTGTTTCATTTGTAGGTGAAACGATGAAAGATGTCATGAATGGAATTGTCGCTGTGGTTGGTTTAGGCGGAACAAGTTATTAA